From the genome of Nakamurella flavida, one region includes:
- a CDS encoding ABC transporter permease — MSVATQLPPAHSAPAPATAPTSGGYLRHVLILARRSLIKLRHTPEALIDVTVQPIIFLLLFTYVFGGAIGGSQADYLQFLLPGLLGQTIATAGVALGQNLNADIEKGVFDRFRSLPIGRSVPLVGAVMADFVRYLILCVVTLAFGVVMGFRFETNPVAVVAAVGLSIAFALCFCWISVFVGMKARTSGSVQGIMFLVVLPLSFGSNTFVDPSTMPGWLQAFVNVNPLSQLVTTVRGLMIGGPVASSLLWTLVWMGGLLLVFVPLALRGYRRRT, encoded by the coding sequence ATGAGCGTCGCCACCCAACTGCCCCCCGCCCACTCCGCGCCCGCTCCGGCCACCGCCCCCACGAGCGGCGGTTACCTCCGGCACGTGCTGATCCTGGCCCGCCGCAGCCTGATCAAGCTCCGGCACACCCCGGAGGCGCTGATCGACGTCACCGTCCAGCCGATCATCTTCCTGCTGCTGTTCACCTACGTGTTCGGCGGCGCCATCGGCGGTTCCCAGGCCGACTACCTGCAGTTCCTGCTGCCCGGGCTGCTCGGCCAGACCATCGCCACCGCCGGTGTCGCGCTCGGCCAGAACCTGAACGCCGACATCGAGAAGGGCGTCTTCGACCGGTTCCGGTCGCTGCCCATCGGACGGTCCGTCCCCCTGGTCGGCGCGGTCATGGCCGACTTCGTCCGCTATCTCATCCTGTGCGTGGTGACGCTGGCGTTCGGCGTCGTCATGGGCTTCCGGTTCGAGACGAACCCGGTGGCGGTGGTCGCCGCCGTCGGCCTCTCGATCGCGTTCGCGCTCTGCTTCTGCTGGATCTCGGTGTTCGTCGGGATGAAGGCCCGCACCTCGGGATCGGTGCAGGGCATCATGTTCCTGGTCGTGCTGCCGTTGTCCTTCGGCAGCAACACCTTCGTGGATCCGTCGACGATGCCGGGCTGGCTCCAGGCGTTCGTGAACGTCAACCCGCTCTCCCAGCTCGTCACCACCGTCCGGGGCCTGATGATCGGCGGCCCCGTCGCGAGCAGCCTCCTCTGGACCCTGGTCTGGATGGGCGGGCTGCTGCTCGTCTTCGTTCCGCTGGCCCTGCGCGGCTACCGCCGCCGTACCTGA